A DNA window from Aquarana catesbeiana isolate 2022-GZ linkage group LG01, ASM4218655v1, whole genome shotgun sequence contains the following coding sequences:
- the DCTD gene encoding deoxycytidylate deaminase, with protein MSEEEAAATPSTGQSVDVMCKKREDYLEWCEYFMAVAFLSAQRSKDPSSQVGACIVNPENKIVGIGYNGMPNGCPDDALPWARTAENKLDTKYPYVCHAELNAIMNKNSADVKGCDMYVALFPCNECAKLIIQAGIKEVIYMSDKYHDSLEMKAARFMFDLAGIKYTKFVPKRKSIVIDFDSINKNRPGPTQM; from the exons ATGagcgaggaggaggcggcggcgacCCCCAGCACCGG GCAATCAGTGGATGTAATGTGCAAAAAGCGGGAAGATTACTTAGAATGGTGTGAATATTTTATGGCCGTCGCCTTTTTATCGGCTCAGAGAAGTAAAGATCCCAGTTCCCAA gttggAGCATGTATCGTCAATCCTGAGAACAAAATTGTTGGTATTGGATACAATGGAATGCCCAATGGCTGTCCGGATGATGCACTTCCGTGGGCAAGAACAGCAGAAAATAAGCTTGATACAAAGTACCCCTATG TTTGCCATGCCGAGCTGAATGCCATTATGAATAAGAATTCAGCAGATGTAAAAGGATGCGACATGTACGTTGCTTTGTTTCCATGCAATGAATGTGCCAAGCTAATCATACAAGCAG GCATTAAAGAAGTGATCTATATGTCTGATAAGTACCATGACTCTCTAGAAATGAAGGCTGCAAGGTTCATGTTTGATCTGGCTGGTATCAAATACAC gaAATTTGTTCCCAAGAGAAAAAGTATAGTCATCGACTTTGATTCGATCAATAAGAACAGACCGGGTCCGACTCAGATGTGA